Proteins encoded in a region of the Coprothermobacter sp. genome:
- a CDS encoding NADH-quinone reductase, whose amino-acid sequence MENKAMKLVLSGAPHFVTGNDIQKTMGMVIIALLPALAGGVYYFGPRALLVTAVSVVSAVAAEFLFRTALRRETHITDLSAVITGMLLALILPVSSPLWMAAVGSAFAIVVAKELFGGLGGNFANPALVGRAILVMSWPAFMTRWSPSLHAAAVDATTTATPLGILKLGGALTDVMKSVGVSEKSALYLQMFLGNRSGCIGETSGLLLLLGAAFLVVTRIIDLRTPVAMVATTFAASWLFGRDPVFSVLAGGILLGAFFMATDYVTTPVTPVGKWAFGIGAGLMTVLIRQLGNFPEGVTYGILLMNVVVPYLDKIIPHKFGFVKPRKVNT is encoded by the coding sequence ATGGAAAATAAGGCGATGAAGCTTGTCTTGTCCGGTGCACCACACTTCGTGACCGGCAACGACATCCAGAAAACGATGGGCATGGTCATCATCGCCCTGCTCCCCGCCCTGGCCGGAGGCGTCTACTACTTCGGACCCCGGGCGCTGCTGGTTACTGCGGTATCCGTCGTCAGTGCCGTTGCTGCCGAATTCCTGTTCCGCACAGCGCTTCGCCGCGAGACACACATCACCGACCTGTCCGCGGTCATCACGGGAATGCTGCTTGCGCTCATCCTGCCGGTGTCCTCACCGTTGTGGATGGCTGCGGTCGGCTCGGCGTTCGCCATCGTCGTGGCCAAGGAGCTGTTCGGAGGGCTCGGTGGCAACTTCGCGAATCCGGCCCTCGTGGGGCGCGCCATTCTGGTGATGAGCTGGCCGGCGTTCATGACACGCTGGTCTCCCTCTCTGCACGCGGCTGCCGTCGACGCGACGACGACTGCGACGCCTCTCGGTATCCTGAAGCTGGGCGGAGCCCTCACCGACGTCATGAAGAGTGTCGGGGTCAGTGAAAAGTCGGCTCTGTACCTTCAGATGTTCCTTGGCAACCGTTCAGGCTGTATCGGTGAGACGTCTGGGCTACTGCTCCTGCTGGGAGCCGCGTTCCTGGTAGTGACACGCATCATCGACCTGCGGACACCGGTCGCCATGGTCGCGACGACATTCGCCGCGTCCTGGCTCTTTGGACGGGACCCGGTCTTCTCGGTGCTGGCCGGCGGCATCCTGCTGGGAGCGTTCTTCATGGCCACAGACTATGTTACGACCCCTGTGACGCCCGTTGGCAAGTGGGCTTTTGGCATTGGCGCAGGACTCATGACGGTTCTCATCCGTCAACTCGGCAACTTCCCTGAGGGCGTCACCTACGGCATCCTGCTCATGAACGTCGTCGTACCGTATCTGGACAAGATCATCCCCCACAAGTTCGGGTTCGTGAAGCCCAGGAAGGTGAACACATGA
- a CDS encoding bifunctional folylpolyglutamate synthase/dihydrofolate synthase, with the protein MRRTYAEALDCVFSLAKFGSKLGLERIGRIMASLGNPERQLRFVHVAGTKGKGSVCAFTARMLEEAGYTVGLYISPSLVDVGERISVNGAMLSPEDFLDAFDAVWSAIGTVSEDDPVTVFEVFTAMAIVHFARRRVDVVVWEVGLGGLYDATNVILVPEVAVITNIGLEHTDRLGNTVEEIATQKAGIIKHGGITVLGHQDYPGAQATLLAQAETMENQIVLAGRDYTFSSQRFTPDSVTFDYAGVVLGRQVSLPDVTISLRGTHQVQNAASAISAVIALTVKDGIDVSEAAMRRALQQTFWPGRMELVPGMPTVLLDGAHTQTAAKYLVKSLHAHFPGQRFTMLFGVLMDKDMDGIASMLAPEVDTIVLTRVPDSSRAASPWELEEKFLRYHPHGSIVVEDDTERAYERARNLTPDGSWLLVTGSLYLVGAVRKLMGLYTFVRP; encoded by the coding sequence GTGCGAAGGACATACGCTGAAGCACTCGATTGCGTTTTCTCACTCGCCAAGTTTGGCTCGAAGCTGGGCCTGGAGAGAATCGGCCGTATCATGGCCAGCCTGGGGAACCCGGAACGACAGCTCCGATTCGTTCACGTGGCAGGCACCAAGGGCAAGGGCTCGGTCTGTGCGTTCACAGCACGCATGCTCGAGGAAGCCGGCTACACCGTCGGCCTCTACATCAGTCCCTCTCTCGTAGATGTCGGCGAACGCATTTCAGTCAATGGGGCAATGCTCTCGCCTGAGGACTTCCTTGACGCGTTCGACGCTGTCTGGAGTGCGATTGGCACCGTCTCGGAAGACGATCCGGTCACCGTCTTCGAGGTCTTCACCGCCATGGCGATCGTGCACTTCGCCCGCAGGAGGGTCGACGTGGTCGTATGGGAAGTCGGTCTCGGAGGACTGTACGATGCCACCAACGTCATCCTCGTGCCCGAGGTTGCCGTCATCACGAATATCGGACTGGAACATACGGACCGGCTTGGCAACACCGTCGAAGAGATCGCGACCCAGAAAGCCGGCATCATCAAGCACGGAGGCATCACCGTCCTCGGCCATCAGGACTACCCGGGCGCCCAGGCGACCCTGCTCGCCCAGGCTGAGACGATGGAAAACCAGATTGTCCTCGCTGGACGAGACTACACCTTCTCCTCGCAGCGGTTCACACCGGACTCCGTCACGTTCGACTATGCAGGCGTGGTCCTCGGTCGTCAGGTTTCGCTCCCTGACGTAACGATCTCGCTCCGCGGCACTCATCAGGTCCAGAATGCAGCAAGCGCGATCAGTGCCGTTATCGCTTTGACCGTCAAAGATGGCATCGACGTCTCTGAGGCTGCAATGCGGCGCGCTCTCCAACAAACGTTCTGGCCCGGACGCATGGAGCTCGTTCCCGGTATGCCAACGGTCCTTCTGGATGGTGCACACACGCAGACAGCGGCCAAGTACCTCGTGAAATCGCTGCATGCCCATTTCCCTGGCCAGCGGTTCACGATGCTGTTCGGCGTGCTCATGGACAAGGACATGGATGGGATCGCCAGCATGCTGGCTCCTGAGGTGGACACCATCGTCCTGACCCGCGTCCCTGACAGCAGCCGGGCTGCCAGCCCCTGGGAACTGGAGGAGAAGTTCCTGCGCTACCATCCCCATGGTTCCATCGTCGTGGAAGACGACACAGAGCGGGCATACGAGAGAGCCCGAAACCTGACGCCAGACGGCTCATGGCTGCTTGTGACAGGCTCCCTTTACCTTGTGGGAGCAGTCCGCAAGCTCATGGGTCTCTACACATTTGTGCGTCCATGA
- a CDS encoding electron transport complex subunit RsxE, whose amino-acid sequence MKRLFGIFVNGLIVENPLFVIMIGLCSSMAVTTGVANGIGMGLALTFVLVLSEVIISLFRNLIPDSIRMPIFLIVIAAFTTIMDLEMKAYFPALSKSMGVFIPLVVVNCIVMGRVEAYSSKQPVLDSLFDGLGMGIGFTWVLVALAVVRELLGNGTLLGFQIMPSSFEPMIFFILPPGGFLVFALWMAASNDLRRKLLAGRKPEPTQDSCCTLPGNSSAEKA is encoded by the coding sequence GTGAAACGCCTGTTCGGTATCTTCGTCAACGGTCTCATCGTCGAGAACCCGCTGTTTGTCATCATGATCGGCCTCTGCTCCTCGATGGCCGTCACCACCGGCGTGGCCAACGGAATCGGCATGGGCCTCGCGCTGACCTTCGTCCTGGTCCTGTCCGAGGTCATCATCTCACTGTTCCGAAACCTGATTCCGGACAGCATCCGCATGCCCATCTTCCTGATTGTCATTGCCGCATTCACGACCATCATGGACCTCGAGATGAAAGCGTACTTTCCCGCCCTTTCCAAGTCCATGGGTGTCTTCATCCCGCTCGTCGTGGTGAACTGCATCGTCATGGGACGCGTCGAGGCCTACTCCTCCAAGCAGCCTGTGCTCGACTCTCTCTTCGACGGTCTCGGGATGGGCATTGGCTTCACCTGGGTACTCGTCGCCCTGGCGGTTGTCCGGGAACTGTTGGGAAACGGCACGCTTCTGGGATTCCAGATCATGCCGTCATCCTTCGAACCCATGATCTTCTTCATCCTGCCACCCGGTGGCTTTCTCGTCTTCGCCCTCTGGATGGCAGCAAGCAACGACCTGCGCCGAAAACTGCTGGCTGGCAGAAAACCGGAACCGACCCAGGATAGCTGCTGCACGTTGCCCGGCAACAGCTCGGCCGAAAAGGCATAG
- a CDS encoding electron transport complex subunit RsxC — protein sequence MSLKTFRGGIHPSEHKEPTRDLPIEYVPAPTSVVIHLTQAIGAQNQPLVKVGDRVLKGQKIGDVQACPAAAVHASITGIVKKIEPAPQSNLKDGMAVFIEADGTNETAYMPPLDAFVCSREEAIARLRDAGVVGMGGASFPTDVKLAPPADKPVDTIIANGAECEPYLTIDYRTMIESPADVVEGLAIAAHIVGATRAVVAIESNKADALPVIEQQFAGHSHGIPMEAVLVATKYPEGGEKMLIKAVTGREVPSHGLPADIGVIVQNVGTLKAIKEAFADGKPLIERGFTVSGGACATPKNLYAPIGTLIADLIPNVIQISDDLRKVMFGGPMMGVAVPSLQIPVAKGTSGIVFFTAAESKQYVERQCIRCGRCADACPARLLPMLLNAALLSDDLNRADAIGLVDCFECGACSYVCPARIPLTQQFKLGKDLLRNQRAKEARHGK from the coding sequence ATGAGTCTGAAAACATTCAGAGGGGGCATTCACCCCTCTGAGCACAAGGAACCAACCAGAGACCTGCCCATCGAATACGTGCCAGCGCCTACGTCCGTCGTCATTCACCTGACACAAGCCATCGGGGCCCAGAACCAGCCGCTCGTAAAGGTCGGAGACCGCGTCCTGAAAGGCCAGAAGATCGGCGATGTTCAGGCCTGTCCTGCAGCGGCAGTTCATGCATCCATCACCGGCATCGTCAAGAAGATCGAGCCTGCCCCCCAGAGCAATCTGAAGGACGGCATGGCTGTCTTCATTGAAGCTGACGGAACCAACGAAACAGCGTACATGCCGCCGCTCGACGCGTTTGTCTGCTCACGTGAGGAAGCGATCGCTCGCTTGCGCGATGCTGGAGTCGTCGGCATGGGCGGCGCATCCTTCCCCACTGACGTCAAGCTGGCTCCCCCTGCAGACAAGCCCGTGGACACCATCATTGCCAATGGTGCAGAATGCGAGCCCTACCTGACGATCGACTACCGGACGATGATCGAATCGCCTGCGGACGTCGTCGAGGGACTGGCCATTGCGGCACACATTGTGGGAGCCACGAGAGCAGTCGTCGCGATTGAATCCAACAAAGCGGACGCTCTTCCTGTCATCGAACAGCAGTTTGCCGGGCATAGTCACGGCATTCCGATGGAGGCTGTCCTCGTTGCAACCAAGTACCCCGAAGGCGGGGAGAAGATGCTCATCAAGGCCGTCACCGGACGTGAAGTCCCTTCTCACGGACTGCCGGCTGACATCGGCGTCATCGTCCAGAATGTCGGGACGCTCAAGGCCATCAAAGAAGCGTTCGCTGACGGCAAACCGCTGATCGAACGTGGTTTCACCGTCTCAGGCGGAGCCTGCGCAACACCCAAAAACCTGTACGCCCCCATCGGGACACTCATCGCTGACCTCATTCCCAACGTCATTCAGATCAGCGACGACCTCCGCAAAGTCATGTTCGGCGGCCCCATGATGGGTGTCGCCGTACCATCGCTGCAGATCCCGGTCGCCAAGGGCACCAGCGGTATCGTGTTCTTCACTGCCGCGGAATCGAAGCAGTATGTGGAGCGTCAGTGCATCCGCTGCGGCCGCTGCGCAGATGCCTGTCCGGCACGGCTATTGCCTATGCTGCTGAATGCCGCGCTCCTCTCCGATGATCTCAACCGTGCCGATGCCATCGGCCTTGTTGACTGTTTCGAATGCGGTGCCTGCAGCTACGTCTGCCCGGCACGTATCCCTCTCACCCAGCAGTTCAAGCTCGGCAAGGACCTTCTCCGCAACCAGCGTGCCAAGGAGGCCCGCCATGGAAAATAA
- a CDS encoding valine--tRNA ligase, with product MTPIELDPIYEAIKHEEQIYGLWLSQAAFHSEPNPDRTPFVVMMPPPNVTGYLHIGHALNMTLQDIAIRYKRMKGFETLWLPGMDHAGIATQAVVERQIKEQGLTKEGLGRDEFVRRIWEWKEKYGGIILSQLKKLGVSADWDRLRFTLDEPYERAVKAAFVHYYEKGLLYKGQRITNWCPHCHTAISDIEVTYANEKGHLWYVRYPFADGSGFVTIATTRPETILADAAVAVNPADPRYADIVGRDVVVPVANRTIPVIADEAVLLDFGTGALKITPGHDPTDFEVGQRHSLPNMAVIGLDGLMNENALHYRGMTATQAREKIVVEIDALGLLEKVDDYEHSVGHCSRCSSTIEPIVTDQWYLRMKGLAARALEAEREGKVEVLPVKWRKVYEGWLENINDWCVSRQLWWGHRIPVYHCEDCGEVIVSVDAPHVCPKCGSSHITQESDVLDTWFSSALWPFATLGWPEQTASLNYYYPTSLLITGYDIIFFWVARMVVSGLEFMDDVPFHTVFITGLVRDEQGRKMSKSLKNQVDPLDLISTYGTDALRFTMASLSTYGGQDILLSDQKLLSSRNFINKLWNATRFVVAGVGVKETLAGPRPSDDQLGLFDRWILTRLSDATRDVTAKMDVYDFGEASHRLYEFIWGDFCDWYIELAKIPLRDEARAPATRWVLAYVLENTLRLLHPFVPFVTETITQQLYGGDHLIMTAAYPEADGMATYEGNTAQADFLIGFIKAVRNLKAVFHLPPTEKQSVVAVGAERDIAAIMTNVEAVKFVGRFADIATQLDSTQRYIKGAYGTMQVMILAKADFDYEGELKVLGGRLELLHADTIKLEARLGNQDFLARAPVEVVDKDTQKLEDLRAEEQLIGTFLKGQG from the coding sequence ATGACTCCAATCGAATTGGATCCGATTTACGAGGCAATAAAGCACGAGGAACAGATCTATGGTCTGTGGCTCAGCCAGGCGGCTTTCCATTCGGAGCCCAACCCCGACAGAACTCCATTCGTTGTCATGATGCCCCCGCCTAATGTCACTGGGTACCTGCACATCGGCCACGCTCTCAATATGACGCTCCAGGACATCGCCATCCGGTACAAGCGCATGAAGGGATTCGAGACACTGTGGCTGCCGGGAATGGATCACGCCGGCATCGCCACACAGGCGGTCGTAGAGCGTCAGATCAAGGAGCAGGGGCTGACGAAGGAAGGATTGGGGCGCGACGAATTCGTCCGTCGCATCTGGGAGTGGAAAGAGAAGTACGGAGGCATCATCCTGTCCCAGCTCAAGAAGCTCGGCGTCTCTGCCGACTGGGACCGTCTGCGCTTCACACTTGACGAGCCGTATGAGCGAGCAGTCAAGGCTGCTTTCGTCCACTACTATGAAAAAGGTCTTCTCTATAAGGGTCAGCGTATCACCAACTGGTGTCCCCATTGCCACACGGCAATCTCGGACATCGAGGTCACGTACGCAAACGAGAAGGGTCATCTCTGGTACGTCCGATACCCGTTTGCCGATGGCTCGGGGTTCGTCACGATTGCCACGACACGCCCGGAGACCATCCTCGCGGATGCAGCCGTCGCCGTCAACCCGGCCGACCCGCGGTACGCGGACATCGTCGGCAGAGACGTTGTCGTCCCCGTCGCCAACCGGACGATCCCGGTGATCGCGGACGAAGCCGTCCTGCTGGATTTCGGGACGGGCGCCCTCAAGATCACTCCCGGCCACGACCCCACGGACTTCGAGGTCGGCCAAAGGCACAGCCTTCCGAACATGGCCGTCATCGGCCTCGACGGTCTCATGAACGAGAACGCCTTGCATTACAGGGGCATGACTGCCACCCAGGCCCGTGAGAAAATCGTCGTCGAGATCGACGCCCTGGGGCTGCTGGAAAAGGTGGACGACTACGAACACAGTGTTGGGCACTGCTCGCGCTGCAGCTCTACCATTGAGCCTATCGTCACGGACCAGTGGTACTTGCGCATGAAGGGTCTGGCTGCCAGGGCACTGGAGGCTGAACGCGAGGGCAAGGTCGAGGTCCTGCCGGTCAAGTGGCGGAAAGTCTATGAGGGCTGGTTGGAGAACATCAACGACTGGTGTGTTTCCCGTCAGTTGTGGTGGGGCCACCGTATCCCGGTCTACCATTGTGAAGACTGCGGCGAGGTCATCGTTTCCGTCGACGCCCCCCACGTCTGCCCGAAATGCGGCAGCAGCCATATCACCCAGGAAAGCGATGTCCTGGACACGTGGTTCAGCTCGGCCCTGTGGCCGTTCGCTACGCTTGGATGGCCTGAGCAGACTGCCTCTCTCAACTACTACTATCCGACGTCTCTCCTCATCACCGGCTACGATATCATCTTCTTCTGGGTCGCCCGCATGGTGGTGTCTGGTCTCGAGTTTATGGATGATGTCCCCTTCCATACCGTCTTCATCACCGGTCTTGTCCGTGATGAGCAGGGACGCAAGATGAGCAAGTCGCTCAAGAATCAGGTGGATCCGCTGGACCTGATCAGTACCTATGGCACGGATGCCCTGCGGTTCACGATGGCCTCGCTCTCCACCTACGGAGGACAGGACATCCTGCTCTCCGACCAGAAGCTTCTGTCGTCGCGGAACTTCATCAACAAGCTGTGGAACGCGACGCGGTTCGTCGTCGCCGGCGTGGGCGTCAAGGAGACGCTGGCCGGCCCCCGTCCGTCCGATGACCAGCTTGGCCTGTTCGACCGATGGATCCTGACGCGTCTGTCCGACGCGACACGGGACGTGACGGCCAAGATGGACGTGTATGACTTTGGCGAGGCTTCCCACAGGCTCTACGAGTTTATCTGGGGCGACTTCTGCGATTGGTACATCGAGCTCGCGAAGATCCCACTCCGCGACGAGGCCAGGGCACCCGCAACCCGTTGGGTGCTGGCGTACGTCCTCGAAAACACGCTGCGCCTCCTCCACCCGTTTGTCCCATTTGTCACCGAGACGATCACGCAGCAGCTGTACGGCGGCGACCATCTGATCATGACGGCGGCGTACCCTGAAGCCGATGGAATGGCTACGTACGAGGGGAACACCGCGCAGGCCGACTTCCTCATCGGATTCATCAAGGCAGTCCGGAACCTCAAGGCGGTCTTCCATCTGCCGCCGACTGAGAAACAGAGCGTGGTCGCGGTCGGGGCGGAACGTGACATCGCGGCAATCATGACAAACGTGGAGGCAGTCAAGTTCGTCGGGCGGTTTGCCGACATTGCGACTCAGCTCGATTCGACCCAGCGCTACATCAAGGGCGCCTACGGGACCATGCAGGTCATGATCCTTGCGAAGGCTGACTTCGACTATGAAGGCGAACTCAAGGTCCTCGGGGGTAGACTGGAACTCCTGCACGCAGATACCATCAAGCTCGAGGCTCGGCTGGGCAACCAGGACTTCCTCGCGCGTGCCCCGGTCGAAGTCGTCGACAAGGACACGCAGAAACTGGAAGACCTCAGGGCCGAAGAACAGCTCATCGGCACCTTCCTGAAGGGACAGGGCTAG
- a CDS encoding electron transport complex subunit RsxA produces the protein MSDLIKIFVAAFLINNIILMRFIALCSYIGMTSDVGQSVGMGLAVTFVTVMASAVTWPIYHWILKPNGLEFLEILVFIVVIAALVQLVEFYLKKSVPTLYHAMGIYLPLITTNCAILAVTFDQITNNYNFVQSIVFAVAVSLGYLLAMLLLAGVRQRLKNSAIPAFMMDTPILFLTTSIIAVAFMGFAGLIK, from the coding sequence ATGTCTGACCTGATCAAGATCTTCGTCGCGGCGTTCCTCATCAACAATATCATCCTCATGCGCTTCATCGCACTATGCTCCTATATCGGCATGACGTCCGACGTAGGACAGTCGGTGGGCATGGGACTGGCCGTAACCTTCGTCACCGTGATGGCTTCAGCCGTCACGTGGCCCATCTACCACTGGATTCTCAAGCCGAATGGGCTCGAGTTCCTCGAGATCCTGGTGTTTATCGTGGTCATCGCCGCGCTGGTCCAGCTGGTCGAGTTCTATCTCAAGAAGAGCGTCCCTACGCTCTACCATGCCATGGGCATCTATCTCCCACTGATCACGACCAACTGCGCCATCCTGGCTGTCACGTTCGATCAGATCACGAACAACTACAACTTCGTGCAGTCGATCGTCTTTGCAGTCGCTGTGTCGCTGGGATATCTGCTTGCGATGCTCCTCCTGGCGGGTGTGCGTCAGCGGCTCAAGAACTCCGCGATTCCCGCCTTCATGATGGATACGCCTATCCTGTTCCTCACGACAAGCATCATAGCGGTGGCATTCATGGGTTTCGCAGGGCTCATCAAGTGA
- a CDS encoding ferredoxin produces the protein MRIVLETAIVSAILGLLIGIALGFFREKFAVPSDPLVDKVRAILPGANCGACGFAGCDAFALAVAHQTVAPDRCTTGGRNAGDQIAALLGLTSSAVDQIAVLVCQGSKDKAPLKADYAGIQSCRAAKITSGGTKLCQWSCIGLGDCTVVCPFDALHMGDDGLPHVDTVKCTGCGKCVDSCPQNVLTKVSRARKGAMPLCSNRNPVKSKVIATCKTGCIKCEICVKSCPEGAIHMERGLPVVDEHLCTSCGICVAKCPTKVFKLIEKDILRS, from the coding sequence ATGAGAATTGTCCTCGAAACAGCAATTGTCTCTGCCATCCTCGGTTTGCTGATCGGTATCGCCCTGGGCTTCTTCCGCGAAAAGTTCGCGGTCCCCAGTGACCCATTGGTCGACAAGGTCCGTGCCATCCTCCCTGGGGCCAACTGCGGCGCCTGCGGCTTCGCGGGCTGTGACGCCTTCGCGCTTGCGGTCGCCCATCAGACGGTCGCTCCTGACCGCTGCACCACGGGTGGCAGGAATGCGGGCGACCAGATCGCCGCACTGCTCGGCCTCACATCCAGCGCTGTCGACCAGATCGCCGTTCTCGTGTGCCAGGGATCGAAAGACAAGGCCCCTCTCAAAGCCGACTATGCAGGCATTCAGTCCTGCCGTGCCGCCAAGATAACGTCGGGAGGCACGAAGCTGTGTCAGTGGTCGTGCATCGGCCTCGGCGACTGCACCGTAGTCTGTCCGTTCGACGCGCTTCATATGGGGGACGACGGCCTTCCTCATGTGGACACGGTCAAGTGCACCGGGTGCGGGAAGTGCGTCGATTCCTGCCCCCAGAACGTTCTCACGAAGGTTTCGCGCGCCAGAAAGGGCGCAATGCCCCTCTGTTCCAATCGGAATCCCGTGAAATCGAAGGTCATCGCGACATGCAAGACCGGTTGCATCAAGTGCGAGATATGCGTCAAGTCCTGTCCCGAAGGAGCTATTCACATGGAACGCGGGCTCCCTGTCGTGGACGAGCACTTGTGCACCTCATGCGGCATCTGCGTCGCCAAGTGTCCCACAAAGGTCTTCAAGCTCATCGAGAAGGACATCCTCAGGTCCTGA